In Chlorocebus sabaeus isolate Y175 chromosome 5, mChlSab1.0.hap1, whole genome shotgun sequence, one genomic interval encodes:
- the NME3 gene encoding nucleoside diphosphate kinase 3 isoform X1, whose translation MICLVLTIFANLFPAACTGAHERTFLAVKPDGVQRRLVGEIVRRFERKGFKLVALKLVQASEELLREHYAELRERPFYGRLVKYMASGPVVAMVWQGLDVVRTSRALIGATNPADAPPGTIRGDFCIEVGKNLIHGSDSVESARREIALWFRADELLCWEDSAGHWLYE comes from the exons ATGATCTGCCTGGTGCTGACTATCTTCGCCAACCTCTTCCCCGCCG CTTGCACCGGCGCACACGAGCGCACCTTCCTGGCCGTGAAGCCGGACGGCGTGCAGCGGCGGCTGGTGGGCGAGATCGTGCGGCGCTTCGAGAGGAAGGGCTTCAAGTTGGTGGCGCTGAAGCTGGTGCAG GCCTCCGAGGAGCTGCTGCGCGAGCACTACGCCGAGCTGCGTGAACGCCCGTTCTACGGCCGCCTGGTCAAGTACATGGCCTCCGGGCCGGTGGTGGCCATG GTATGGCAGGGGCTGGACGTGGTGCGCACCTCGCGGGCGCTCATCGGGGCCACGAACCCGGCCGACGCCCCGCCCGGCACCATCCGCGGGGATTTCTGCATCGAGGTTGGCAA GAACTTGATTCACGGCAGCGACTCGGTGGAGAGTGCCCGCCGCGAGATCGCGCTGTGGTTCCGCGCAGACGAGCTCCTGTGCTGGGAGGACAGCGCCGGGCACTGGCTGTATGAGTAG
- the NME3 gene encoding nucleoside diphosphate kinase 3 isoform X2: protein MICLVLTIFANLFPAACTGAHERTFLAVKPDGVQRRLVGEIVRRFERKGFKLVALKLVQASEELLREHYAELRERPFYGRLVKYMASGPVVAMVWQGLDVVRTSRALIGATNPADAPPGTIRGDFCIEELDSRQRLGGECPPRDRAVVPRRRAPVLGGQRRALAV, encoded by the exons ATGATCTGCCTGGTGCTGACTATCTTCGCCAACCTCTTCCCCGCCG CTTGCACCGGCGCACACGAGCGCACCTTCCTGGCCGTGAAGCCGGACGGCGTGCAGCGGCGGCTGGTGGGCGAGATCGTGCGGCGCTTCGAGAGGAAGGGCTTCAAGTTGGTGGCGCTGAAGCTGGTGCAG GCCTCCGAGGAGCTGCTGCGCGAGCACTACGCCGAGCTGCGTGAACGCCCGTTCTACGGCCGCCTGGTCAAGTACATGGCCTCCGGGCCGGTGGTGGCCATG GTATGGCAGGGGCTGGACGTGGTGCGCACCTCGCGGGCGCTCATCGGGGCCACGAACCCGGCCGACGCCCCGCCCGGCACCATCCGCGGGGATTTCTGCATCGAG GAACTTGATTCACGGCAGCGACTCGGTGGAGAGTGCCCGCCGCGAGATCGCGCTGTGGTTCCGCGCAGACGAGCTCCTGTGCTGGGAGGACAGCGCCGGGCACTGGCTGTATGA
- the MRPS34 gene encoding small ribosomal subunit protein mS34 codes for MARKKVRPRLIAELARRMRALREKLNRPRDSQLYAVDYETLTRPFSGRRLPVRAWADVRRESRLFQLLGRLPLFGIGRLVTRKSWLWQHDEPCYWRLTRVQPDYTAQNLDHGKAWGILTFKGKTESEAREIEHVMYHDWRLVPKHEEEAFTAFTPAPEDSLAPVPYPPLLRAMILAQRQKNGDTSTEEPMLNVQRTRMEPWDYPAKQEDKGRAKGTPV; via the exons ATGGCGCGGAAGAAGGTGCGTCCGCGGCTGATTGCGGAGCTGGCCCGCCGCATGCGCGCCCTGCGGGAGAAACTGAACAGGCCGCGCGACTCGCAGCTGTACGCTGTGGACTACGAGACCCTGACGCGGCCGTTCTCTGGACGCCGGCTGCCGGTCCGGGCCTGGGCCGACGTGCGCCGCGAAAGCCGCCTCTTCCAGCTGCTCGGCCGCCTCCCGCTCTTCGGCATCGGCCGCCTGGTCACGCGCAAGTCCTGGCTGTGGCAGCACGATGAGCCGTGCTACTGGCGCCTCACGCGGGTGCAGCCCGACTACACGGCGCAG AACTTGGACCACGGGAAGGCCTGGGGCATCCTGACCTTCAAAG GGAAGACGGAGAGCGAGGCGCGGGAGATCGAACACGTCATGTACCATGACTGGCGGCTGGTGCCCAAGCACGAGGAGGAGGCCTTCACCGCGTTCACGCCGGCGCCGGAGGACAGCCTGGCCCCCGTGCCGTACCCGCCGCTCCTCCGGGCCATGATTCTCGCACAACGACAGAAAAATGGAGACACTAGCACCGAGGAGCCCATGCTGAATGTGCAGAGGACACGCATGGAACCCTGGGACTACCCTGCAAAACAGGAGGACAAAGGAAGGGCCAAGGGCACCCCCGTCTAG
- the EME2 gene encoding probable crossover junction endonuclease EME2 isoform X2, producing MARVGPGRAGVSRQGRGRGRGRGRGGSGQRRPPTWEISDSDAEGPAGSEAAPRARDPAGERRAAAEALRLLRPEQVLKRLAVCVDPAILEDAGADVLMEALEALGCECRIEPQRPARSLRWTRASPDPCPRSLPPEVWAADEQEFLLLLEAEEFLQGVATLTQISGPTRWMPWISPETTARSHLAVIGLDAYLWSRQHTARGTQQPESPKVAGAEVAIGWPQVEEALVLLQLWANLDVLLVASWQELSQHVCAITKALAQCPLKQYRESQAFSFCTAGRWAAGEPVARDGTGLRGAWRRQIRQFSRVSPAVADAVVTAFPSPRLLQQALEACSTEQERMGLLADLPVLPSEGGRPRRVGPDLSRRICLFLTTANPDLLLDLGS from the exons ATGGCGCGGGTTGGACCCGGGAGGGCGGGGGTCTCTCGCcagggccggggccggggccggggacGGGGACGGGGCGGGAGCGGTCAGCGGCGACCTCCAACCTGGGAGATCTCAGACTCCGACGCTGAGGGCCCCGCCGGCTCGGAGGCCGCCCCGAGAGCCCGGGACCCAGCAGGGGAGCGCAGGGCGGCTGCCGAGGCGTTGCGGCTGCTACGGCCGGAGCAGGTCCTGAAGCGCCTGGCGGTGTGCGTGGACCCAG CCATCCTGGAAGACGCTGGTGCCGACGTCCTGATGGAGGCCCTGGAGGCCCTGGGCTGCGAGTGCCGCATCGAGCCCCAGCGCCCGGCCCGCAGCCTGCGGTGGACCCGAGCGAGTCCCGACCCCTGCCCCCGCAGC CTGCCTCCTGAAGTGTGGGCTGCAGATGAACAGGAAttcctgctgctgctggaggCCGAGGAGTTTCTGCAGGGCGTCGCCACACTGACCCAG ATCTCTGGCCCGACTCGCTGGATGCCCTGGATCTCCCCTGAGACCACCGCCCGGTCCCACCTGGCTGTCATCGGGCTGGATGCCTACCTGTG GTCTCGCCAGCACACTGCCCGGGGGACACAGCAGCCGGAAAGCCCGAAGGTGGCCGGTGCCGAGGTGGCCATCGGCTGGCCGCAGGTGGAAGAG gccctggtGCTCCTGCAGCTCTGGGCAAACCTGGACGTGCTACTGGTGGCCTCGTGGCAGGAGCTGAGTCAGCACGTGTGCGCCATCACCAAGGCTCTCGCCCAGTGTCCCCTCAA GCAGTACCGGGAATCCCAGGCCTTTTCCTTCTGCACAGCAGGGCGCTGGGCAGCCGGCGAGCCGGTGGCAAGAGACGGCACAGGGCTGCGGGGGGCCTGGCGGAGGCAGATCAGGCAGTTTAGTCGAGTCAGCCCAGCCGTGGCCGATGCGGTGGTCacagccttcccctcccctcGCCTTCTGCAGCAG GCGCTGGAGGCCTGCAGCACGGAGCAGGAGCGCATGGGCCTCCTGGCTGACCTCCCTGTGCTGCCCAGTGAAGGCGGGCGTCCCCGCAGGGTGGGGCCTGACCTCTCCCGCCGCATCTGCCTCTTCCTGACCACGGCCAACCCCGACCTCCTGCTGGACCTGGGCTCCTGA
- the EME2 gene encoding probable crossover junction endonuclease EME2 isoform X4 — translation MEALEALGCECRIEPQRPARSLRWTRASPDPCPRSISGPTRWMPWISPETTARSHLAVIGLDAYLWWALAEAMLWQGRPHGERGGMVTSAQVSPAHCPGDTAAGKPEGGRCRGGHRLAAGGRGEGLSELSESGGLGPSDWAAGWVWFPVWHMGQLSAVSRGAFLWLLLTGLPPPQALVLLQLWANLDVLLVASWQELSQHVCAITKALAQCPLKQYRESQAFSFCTAGRWAAGEPVARDGTGLRGAWRRQIRQFSRVSPAVADAVVTAFPSPRLLQQALEACSTEQERMGLLADLPVLPSEGGRPRRVGPDLSRRICLFLTTANPDLLLDLGS, via the exons ATGGAGGCCCTGGAGGCCCTGGGCTGCGAGTGCCGCATCGAGCCCCAGCGCCCGGCCCGCAGCCTGCGGTGGACCCGAGCGAGTCCCGACCCCTGCCCCCGCAGC ATCTCTGGCCCGACTCGCTGGATGCCCTGGATCTCCCCTGAGACCACCGCCCGGTCCCACCTGGCTGTCATCGGGCTGGATGCCTACCTGTG GTGGGCTCTGGCAGAGGCCATGCTCTGGCAGGGCAGGCcccatggggagcggggaggaatGGTCACCTCTGCTCAGGTCTCGCCAGCACACTGCCCGGGGGACACAGCAGCCGGAAAGCCCGAAGGTGGCCGGTGCCGAGGTGGCCATCGGCTGGCCGCAGGTGGAAGAGGTGAGGGCCTGTCTGAGCTGAGTGAGTCAGGTGGCCTGGGTCCCAGTGATTGGGCTGCTGGCTGGGTTTGGTTCCCAGTGTGGCACATGGGGCAGCTATCAGCTGTGTCCCGGGGAGCCTTCCTCTGGCTCCTGCTCACCGGCTtgccccctccccaggccctggtGCTCCTGCAGCTCTGGGCAAACCTGGACGTGCTACTGGTGGCCTCGTGGCAGGAGCTGAGTCAGCACGTGTGCGCCATCACCAAGGCTCTCGCCCAGTGTCCCCTCAA GCAGTACCGGGAATCCCAGGCCTTTTCCTTCTGCACAGCAGGGCGCTGGGCAGCCGGCGAGCCGGTGGCAAGAGACGGCACAGGGCTGCGGGGGGCCTGGCGGAGGCAGATCAGGCAGTTTAGTCGAGTCAGCCCAGCCGTGGCCGATGCGGTGGTCacagccttcccctcccctcGCCTTCTGCAGCAG GCGCTGGAGGCCTGCAGCACGGAGCAGGAGCGCATGGGCCTCCTGGCTGACCTCCCTGTGCTGCCCAGTGAAGGCGGGCGTCCCCGCAGGGTGGGGCCTGACCTCTCCCGCCGCATCTGCCTCTTCCTGACCACGGCCAACCCCGACCTCCTGCTGGACCTGGGCTCCTGA
- the EME2 gene encoding probable crossover junction endonuclease EME2 isoform X3: MEALEALGCECRIEPQRPARSLRWTRASPDPCPRSLPPEVWAADEQEFLLLLEAEEFLQGVATLTQISGPTRWMPWISPETTARSHLAVIGLDAYLWWALAEAMLWQGRPHGERGGMVTSAQVSPAHCPGDTAAGKPEGGRCRGGHRLAAGGRGEGLSELSESGGLGPSDWAAGWVWFPVWHMGQLSAVSRGAFLWLLLTGLPPPQALVLLQLWANLDVLLVASWQELSQHVCAITKALAQCPLKQYRESQAFSFCTAGRWAAGEPVARDGTGLRGAWRRQIRQFSRVSPAVADAVVTAFPSPRLLQQALEACSTEQERMGLLADLPVLPSEGGRPRRVGPDLSRRICLFLTTANPDLLLDLGS; this comes from the exons ATGGAGGCCCTGGAGGCCCTGGGCTGCGAGTGCCGCATCGAGCCCCAGCGCCCGGCCCGCAGCCTGCGGTGGACCCGAGCGAGTCCCGACCCCTGCCCCCGCAGC CTGCCTCCTGAAGTGTGGGCTGCAGATGAACAGGAAttcctgctgctgctggaggCCGAGGAGTTTCTGCAGGGCGTCGCCACACTGACCCAG ATCTCTGGCCCGACTCGCTGGATGCCCTGGATCTCCCCTGAGACCACCGCCCGGTCCCACCTGGCTGTCATCGGGCTGGATGCCTACCTGTG GTGGGCTCTGGCAGAGGCCATGCTCTGGCAGGGCAGGCcccatggggagcggggaggaatGGTCACCTCTGCTCAGGTCTCGCCAGCACACTGCCCGGGGGACACAGCAGCCGGAAAGCCCGAAGGTGGCCGGTGCCGAGGTGGCCATCGGCTGGCCGCAGGTGGAAGAGGTGAGGGCCTGTCTGAGCTGAGTGAGTCAGGTGGCCTGGGTCCCAGTGATTGGGCTGCTGGCTGGGTTTGGTTCCCAGTGTGGCACATGGGGCAGCTATCAGCTGTGTCCCGGGGAGCCTTCCTCTGGCTCCTGCTCACCGGCTtgccccctccccaggccctggtGCTCCTGCAGCTCTGGGCAAACCTGGACGTGCTACTGGTGGCCTCGTGGCAGGAGCTGAGTCAGCACGTGTGCGCCATCACCAAGGCTCTCGCCCAGTGTCCCCTCAA GCAGTACCGGGAATCCCAGGCCTTTTCCTTCTGCACAGCAGGGCGCTGGGCAGCCGGCGAGCCGGTGGCAAGAGACGGCACAGGGCTGCGGGGGGCCTGGCGGAGGCAGATCAGGCAGTTTAGTCGAGTCAGCCCAGCCGTGGCCGATGCGGTGGTCacagccttcccctcccctcGCCTTCTGCAGCAG GCGCTGGAGGCCTGCAGCACGGAGCAGGAGCGCATGGGCCTCCTGGCTGACCTCCCTGTGCTGCCCAGTGAAGGCGGGCGTCCCCGCAGGGTGGGGCCTGACCTCTCCCGCCGCATCTGCCTCTTCCTGACCACGGCCAACCCCGACCTCCTGCTGGACCTGGGCTCCTGA
- the EME2 gene encoding probable crossover junction endonuclease EME2 isoform X1 has protein sequence MGLGQTPRQVPASKDESLKPLLCARSKLGWNTEVGQDEGLSGTEMCPGSHSRGLLSLLGLVGGRAGFLRRGNRTGSSGHHWLFLRLAVLQTSCGLVAHGPEPQPPVNNCVTRSRLQISGPTRWMPWISPETTARSHLAVIGLDAYLWWALAEAMLWQGRPHGERGGMVTSAQVSPAHCPGDTAAGKPEGGRCRGGHRLAAGGRGEGLSELSESGGLGPSDWAAGWVWFPVWHMGQLSAVSRGAFLWLLLTGLPPPQALVLLQLWANLDVLLVASWQELSQHVCAITKALAQCPLKQYRESQAFSFCTAGRWAAGEPVARDGTGLRGAWRRQIRQFSRVSPAVADAVVTAFPSPRLLQQALEACSTEQERMGLLADLPVLPSEGGRPRRVGPDLSRRICLFLTTANPDLLLDLGS, from the exons ATGGGGTTAGGCCAGACCCCCCGTCAGGTCCCTGCGTCCAAGGATGAGTCTCTCAAGCCCTTGCTTTGTGCTAGGTCAAAGCTAGGCTGGAATACAGAGGTGGGCCAGGATGAGGGGCTCAGTGGAACTGAGATGTGCCCAGGCAGCCACTCCAGGGGTCTCCTTAGCCTTCTTGGCCtcgtgggaggcagagctggttTTCTCAGAAGGGGTAACAGAACAGGCTCCTCTGGACACCACTGGCTCTTTCTCAGGCTTGCTGTTCTGCAAACCAGCTGTGGCCTGGTGGCCCATGGCCCTGAGCCGCAGCCTCCCGTGAACAACTGTGTCACACGTTCTCGTCTTCAGATCTCTGGCCCGACTCGCTGGATGCCCTGGATCTCCCCTGAGACCACCGCCCGGTCCCACCTGGCTGTCATCGGGCTGGATGCCTACCTGTG GTGGGCTCTGGCAGAGGCCATGCTCTGGCAGGGCAGGCcccatggggagcggggaggaatGGTCACCTCTGCTCAGGTCTCGCCAGCACACTGCCCGGGGGACACAGCAGCCGGAAAGCCCGAAGGTGGCCGGTGCCGAGGTGGCCATCGGCTGGCCGCAGGTGGAAGAGGTGAGGGCCTGTCTGAGCTGAGTGAGTCAGGTGGCCTGGGTCCCAGTGATTGGGCTGCTGGCTGGGTTTGGTTCCCAGTGTGGCACATGGGGCAGCTATCAGCTGTGTCCCGGGGAGCCTTCCTCTGGCTCCTGCTCACCGGCTtgccccctccccaggccctggtGCTCCTGCAGCTCTGGGCAAACCTGGACGTGCTACTGGTGGCCTCGTGGCAGGAGCTGAGTCAGCACGTGTGCGCCATCACCAAGGCTCTCGCCCAGTGTCCCCTCAA GCAGTACCGGGAATCCCAGGCCTTTTCCTTCTGCACAGCAGGGCGCTGGGCAGCCGGCGAGCCGGTGGCAAGAGACGGCACAGGGCTGCGGGGGGCCTGGCGGAGGCAGATCAGGCAGTTTAGTCGAGTCAGCCCAGCCGTGGCCGATGCGGTGGTCacagccttcccctcccctcGCCTTCTGCAGCAG GCGCTGGAGGCCTGCAGCACGGAGCAGGAGCGCATGGGCCTCCTGGCTGACCTCCCTGTGCTGCCCAGTGAAGGCGGGCGTCCCCGCAGGGTGGGGCCTGACCTCTCCCGCCGCATCTGCCTCTTCCTGACCACGGCCAACCCCGACCTCCTGCTGGACCTGGGCTCCTGA
- the SPSB3 gene encoding SPRY domain-containing SOCS box protein 3 isoform X1 — protein sequence MAWEAQTRPSQPFAFYAGTAASAEQILSTMARRPRSSRAWHFVLSAARRDADARAVALAGSTNWGYDSDGQHSDSDSDPEYSALPPSIPSAVPVTGESFCDCAGQSEASFCSSQHSAHRGKDCQCGEEDEYFDWVWDDLNKSSATLLSCDNRKVSFHMEYSCGTAAIRGTKELGEGQHFWEIKMTSPVYGTDMMVGIGTSDVDLDKYRHTFCSLLGRDEDSWGLSYTGLLHHKGDKTSFSSRFGQGSIIGVHLDTWHGTLTFFKNRKCIGVAATKLQNKRFYPMVCSTAARSSMKVTRSCASATSLQYLCCHRLRQLRPDSGDTLEGLPLPPGLKQVLHNKLGWVLSMSCSRRKAPVSDPQAATSAHPSSREPRPCQRKRCRRT from the exons GCCCTCGCAGCCTTTTGCATTTTATGCCGGAACAGCGGCCAGCGCTGAGCAG ATTCTTTCCACCATGGCCAGACGCCCCCGGAGCAGCAGGGCCTGGCACTTCGTCCTGAGTGCAGCCCGCCGAGACGCAGATGCCCGGGCTGTGGCTCTAGCAGGCTCCACTAACTGGGGCTACGACTCTGATGGGCAG CACAGCGACTCGGACTCGGACCCCGAGTACTCTGCGCTGCCGCCATCCATCCCCAGTGCGGTGCCTGTGACCGGTGAGTCCTTCTGTGACTGTGCCGGGCAGAGCGAGGCCTCCTTCTGTAGCAGCCAGCATTCGGCCCACCGGGGCAAGGACTGTCAATGCGGAGAGGAAGATGAGT ATTTCGACTGGGTCTGGGATGACTTGAATAAGTCGTCAGCCACCCTGCTGAGCTGTGACAACCGCAAGGTCAGCTTCCACATGGAGTACAGCTGTGGCACAGCGGCCATCCGGGGCACCAAGGAGCTGGGGGAGGGCCAGCACTTCTGGGAGATCAAGATGACCTCGCCTGTCTACGGCACTGACATG ATGGTGGGCATCGGGACATCAGACGTGGACCTGGACAAATACCGCCACACGTTCTGCAGCCTGCTCGGCAGGGACGAGGACAGCTGGGGCCTCTCCTACACGG GCCTCCTTCACCACAAGGGCGACAAGACCAGCTTCTCGTCGCGGTTTGGCCAGGGCTCCATCATCGGTGTGCACCTGGACACCTGGCACGGCACGCTCACCTTCTTTAAGAACAGGAAGTGCATAG GCGTGGCAGCCACCAAGCTGCAGAACAAGAGGTTCTACCCGATGGTGTGCTCCACGGCAGCCCGAAGCAGCATGAAGGTTACCCGTTCCTGCGCCAGTGCTACCTCCCTCCAGTACCTCTGCTGCCACCGCCTGCGCCAGCTGCGGCCAGACTCGGGGGACACGCTGGAGGGCCTGCCCCTGCCACCAGGCCTCAAGCAGGTGCTACACAACAAGCTGGGCTGGGTCCTGAGCATGAGTTGCAGCCGCCGCAAGGCCCCAGTGTCTGATCCCCAGGCAGCGACCTCGGCCCACCCCAGCAGTCGCGAGCCCCGGCCCTGCCAGAGGAAGCGCTGCCGCCGGACCTAA
- the SPSB3 gene encoding SPRY domain-containing SOCS box protein 3 isoform X2: MKGLEKPQHSDSDSDPEYSALPPSIPSAVPVTGESFCDCAGQSEASFCSSQHSAHRGKDCQCGEEDEYFDWVWDDLNKSSATLLSCDNRKVSFHMEYSCGTAAIRGTKELGEGQHFWEIKMTSPVYGTDMMVGIGTSDVDLDKYRHTFCSLLGRDEDSWGLSYTGLLHHKGDKTSFSSRFGQGSIIGVHLDTWHGTLTFFKNRKCIGVAATKLQNKRFYPMVCSTAARSSMKVTRSCASATSLQYLCCHRLRQLRPDSGDTLEGLPLPPGLKQVLHNKLGWVLSMSCSRRKAPVSDPQAATSAHPSSREPRPCQRKRCRRT; encoded by the exons ATGAAggggctggagaagcctcag CACAGCGACTCGGACTCGGACCCCGAGTACTCTGCGCTGCCGCCATCCATCCCCAGTGCGGTGCCTGTGACCGGTGAGTCCTTCTGTGACTGTGCCGGGCAGAGCGAGGCCTCCTTCTGTAGCAGCCAGCATTCGGCCCACCGGGGCAAGGACTGTCAATGCGGAGAGGAAGATGAGT ATTTCGACTGGGTCTGGGATGACTTGAATAAGTCGTCAGCCACCCTGCTGAGCTGTGACAACCGCAAGGTCAGCTTCCACATGGAGTACAGCTGTGGCACAGCGGCCATCCGGGGCACCAAGGAGCTGGGGGAGGGCCAGCACTTCTGGGAGATCAAGATGACCTCGCCTGTCTACGGCACTGACATG ATGGTGGGCATCGGGACATCAGACGTGGACCTGGACAAATACCGCCACACGTTCTGCAGCCTGCTCGGCAGGGACGAGGACAGCTGGGGCCTCTCCTACACGG GCCTCCTTCACCACAAGGGCGACAAGACCAGCTTCTCGTCGCGGTTTGGCCAGGGCTCCATCATCGGTGTGCACCTGGACACCTGGCACGGCACGCTCACCTTCTTTAAGAACAGGAAGTGCATAG GCGTGGCAGCCACCAAGCTGCAGAACAAGAGGTTCTACCCGATGGTGTGCTCCACGGCAGCCCGAAGCAGCATGAAGGTTACCCGTTCCTGCGCCAGTGCTACCTCCCTCCAGTACCTCTGCTGCCACCGCCTGCGCCAGCTGCGGCCAGACTCGGGGGACACGCTGGAGGGCCTGCCCCTGCCACCAGGCCTCAAGCAGGTGCTACACAACAAGCTGGGCTGGGTCCTGAGCATGAGTTGCAGCCGCCGCAAGGCCCCAGTGTCTGATCCCCAGGCAGCGACCTCGGCCCACCCCAGCAGTCGCGAGCCCCGGCCCTGCCAGAGGAAGCGCTGCCGCCGGACCTAA